DNA from Cutibacterium acnes:
TTAGGCCAGGCTCTTGCCCAGGCCTTGGGGGATAAATGCGGTATCACGCGTTTTGGTGACGCCGTGGTTCCCCTCGACGAGGCGCTTGCCCAATGCGTTGTCGACGTTGCCGGACGACCGTGGGTGGTGTGTTCGGGTGAACCTGAGGGGCAGGCGTACGCTCGTATTGGTGGTTCTGGCGTGCCCTACCCGGGTGCGATGACCTACCACGTTGTGCAGTCCTTAGCTTTCAACGCCGGTCTGTGCGTCCACCTGCGTCTGCTGGCAGGACGCGACCCCCACCACATCTGCGAGGCCGAGTTCAAAGCGCTGGCCCGAGCGCTGAGAATTGCGATAGCACCGGATCCCCGTAATGCCGGTCGCGTCCCCAGCACTAAAGGCGCTCTCAATGTCTGATCCGGTGCGAGTCGGCATTATCGACCATGGATCAGGAAACCTTCACTCCGCTAGACGTGCATTGCGTCAGGTAGGTGCCGAAGTGATCGTTTCCAACGACCCGAGTGCCTTACTCGATACCGACGCTCTCGTCCTCCCCGGAGTGGGAGCGTTAGCGGCGTGTATGACAGGGTTGCGGGCTATGGGCGGGGCGCGTCTTGTCCGTCAATGGGTTGACGAGGGACGACCTCTGCTGGGTATCTGCGTGGGCCATCAGATGCTTTTCGAGCGAGGACGTGAACGCGACGTTGACGTCAAGTGCCTTGGTGTTCTTCCTGGTGTCGTTGAGGAGCTGCCGGCAGAGCGACTGCCCCATATAGGGTGGAACACGGTGATACCGGCCGCCGACTCAGCCTTATTTCAGGGCGTGCAAGAGAGGTTCTACTTCGTCCATTCCTATGGTGTGGTCGTTACCGGACCTCACGACCACTTCACCACTGCGACCCATCAGGGAGCCACCTTTGTCGCAGCCGCAGAGTATGGTTCGGTGACGTCCACGCAGTTCCATCCTGAAAAGTCGGGGACAGCAGGTCTCGCTCTGCTCACACGCTGGCTGAATCAGCTGAGTTGATAGCCTGATTCTGTGACCGGAGAACTCACGCTGTTTCCAGCCGTTGATGTCCAGGGCGGTCGTGCCGTCCAGCTGCAACAGGGGGTGGCCAGTTCTGAACGGGCATTTGGCGACCCTCTCGATGTCGCTCAGAAGTGGCAAGGCCTGGGAGCCCAATGGATTCACCTGGTTGACCTTGATGCTGCCTTCGGACATGGATCCAATACGAAGATCATCAGCAGCGTCGTTGAGCAGTTGGACATTAACGTTGAGGTTTCGGGTGGTATCCGAGATCAAAGGAGTCTCGAGTCCGCGTTGTCCGCTGGCGCGACCCGGGTCAATATCGGTACCGCTGCCCTCGAGGACCCTCAATGGTGTGACGAAGTCGTCGGGCGTTATGGCGAACAAGTAGCAATCGGCTTAGACGTGCGTGGCGATCAGCTGACGGCTCGTGGATGGACGCGCGAGGGCGGAAAGGTTCTCGACGTTCTGGCGCGCTTGGAGGACGCCGGGTGTAGGCGATACGTCGTTACCGACGTCGCCAGTGATGGCATGCTAACCGGCCCTAATTACGAGCTTCTGGGGCGGATTTGCGCTCGTACCCAAGGCAAAGTTGTCGCTTCAGGTGGTATTGCCACGCTGGAGGATTTGCGACGCCTGCGCGGTTTAGTCCCGATCGGTGTTGAGGGCGCGATCGTCGGGACGGCTCTGTACGTCGGCAATTTCACCTTGCCTGCGGCCTTGGATGTGTGCCGGGCCCCCATCCCGGCTGATTCATCCCCGATGCCTCCTACCGACTGAGCATCGATTTATCGTGGTTTTTCTTCCTCTGATTCGTTCTCAGACGGGGAGTGTAGACTGTCCTATTGTGTGCGTAGGCTCGTCCTGCGCCGGATGCTTAGCCCCGCTGGGCCAATAACTGCGACATTCGAGGAAGGGAGACACCGTTCATGAGCGGTCACTCCAAGTGGGCCACCACCAAGCACAAGAAGGCGGCCATTGACGCCAAGCGCGGCAAGCTTTTCGCTCGCCTGATTAAGAATATTGAGGTGGCCGCCCGCCTCGGGGGTGGAGACCCGTCGGGCAACCCGACCCTCTACGACGCCATCCAGAAGGCGAAAAAGAGCTCGGTTCCTAACGACAACATCACCCGTGCTGTGAAGCGTGGGTCTGGTGAGGGCGCTGACGCCGTCAATTACGAGACGATTATGTACGAGGCCTATGGCCCCGCTGGCGTTGCCATCCTTATCGAGTGCCTGACTGACAATCGCAATCGCGCCGTTTCTGACGTCCGCGTGGCCGTTACCCGCAACGGCGGAACCATGGCTGACGGCGGTTCTGTGCAGCGTCTGTTCCAGCGCAAGGGTGTTGTCTCGGTCTCGAAGACCTACGAGGTTGAGGAGGGCCGCAAGACAGAGACCCGTGAGGTGGATGAGGACCAGCTCATGGAGGCAACCATCGACGCTGAGCCTGAGGACATCGTTGATGAGGGCGAGGTCTTTGAGATTATTTCGGATCCGAGCGCTGTTGTTGATGTCCGTAAAGCCGTCCAGGATGCCGGTATTGATTACGACTCCGCTGAGGTGTCGTTCAAGCCAGACTTCACCCAGCGTGTCGAGCTTGAGGACGCCCGCAAGCTTTACAGGATCCTTGATGCTCTCGAAGATCTCGATGACGTCCAGAACGTGTTCTCCAACGTTGATATCCCCGCCGAGGTTGCAGCAGCTCTTGACGAGGAGGAGTGAGCATTCCAAAGTCGACCCCCGACCCGCGTGTTACAAGGGTCATGGGGGTCGACCCTGGTTTAACCCGATGCGGGGTTGGCGTCGTTGAAGGTGGGTTAGGATCGCCTCTGAAGCTCATTGCCGTGGGCGTCATTCGTACTCCTGCCGACCTCGATCATGCACACCGACTACTGCGCATCCACGACGGGCTGGAGGAATGGCGTGACCACACCCGCCCGGATGCCGTCGCTGTCGAGAAAGTGTTTGCCCAACACAACCGCAATACAGTAACTGGTACCGCTCAGGCAGCCGGAATGGCGATGATGATTGCCGCCCGGCATGGTCTTCCGGTCGCTCTTCACACTCCAAGTGAGGTTAAAGCGGCAATCTCGGGTTCAGGACGAGCCGATAAAGCCCAGGTGGGCTTCATGGTGGCACGGGTGTTGCGGCTATCGGCGCCTCCCAAGCCTGCTGATGCTGCCGACGCTGTCGCTTTGGCGATCTGCCACCTGTGGCGTGGCGGGGCGGCTCGTCGCATTGAAGCCGCTGTGGCTACGCAACGACGCGGTCGGCGTGTACCCCGTTCTTGGAAGGACCTAGCCCGGTGATTTCCCATTTTTCCGGCATGGTTAGTGCCGCTGGCCCGACGTGGGTCGTCCTTGACAATCATGGGGTTGGTATCAAGGTGCTGTGCCCTCCTGCCACAGCTGCGAGTGCTCGCATCAACCAAGATATGTCCCTGCACACCTCCCTGGTTGTGAGAGAGGAGTCCCTGACTCTTTACGGGTTCGTCGAAGCTGATGATCGCGATGCTTTTGAGCTGGTGCAAACCGCGTCGGGAGTCGGTCCCAAATTAGCTGCAGCGATTATGAGTGTCCTTGATGCTGCTCAGCTAGCCACGGCGATAACCGAAGAAGATGACGCAACTCTATGCCGCGTTCCCGGAATTGGTCGCAAGGGTGCGGCGAAAATGATCCTGGAGCTCAAGGACAAGGTCGCAGCCCTTACCCCACGTGGAGCTTCGGTGAGCGGAGCGACCCATGTGGTCGCACCGTGGCGGGAACAGGTGGCGGAAGGGCTGGTCGGCTTGGGCTGGTCGGCTAAAGACGCGGAGAAGGCCGTCGACAAGGTGGCTGCTCTCAAGGAAGCCGATCCAGCTATGACCATCGGCAACCTCATGCGAGCGGCATTGCGTAGTTTGGCGCGGTGACATGTCGGATGCCTCTGGCAGACTGATAAGAGTCGTCAGGAAGGAGAATGTCGGTGGAACGCTCGCCCGTCGATCCGTCGGCCGAACCCCCTGAAAAGGCTGAAGAAGCAGCTCTACGTCCTGGCGCGCTGGCAGAGTTCGGAGGACAACAGCGAGTCGCCGATCAACTAGGTCTGGTCCTTGCCGCGTCGAAGTCCCGTGGTACGACCCCCGACCATGTTCTGCTGTCGGGGCCGCCAGGTCTTGGGAAGACGACCTTGGCCATGATTATTGCCTCCGAAATGTCGGCACCAATCCGTATTTCCTCGGGTCCTGCCATTCAGCACGCTGGGGATCTGGCTGCGATCTTGTCCTCGTTAGTACCCGGCGAAGTGTTCTTTCTTGACGAGATCCACCGGATGTCCAAGCCTGCCGAAGAAATGCTTTACCTGGCTATGGAGGATTTCCGGGTCGACGTTGTTGTGGGTAAAGGGCCGGGAGCTACCGCGATTCCGATTGAGATCCCACCGTTCACCCTGGTGGGGGCAACAACGCGAGCTGGGCTGCTTCCGGGGCCGTTGCGTGACCGCTTCGGCTTTACTGCCCAGCTTGACTACTACGAGGTAGCTGATCTCGAACGGATCGTGACGCGATCGGCCGGGGTCATCGGAGTTGAGCTTGCTGAAGGTGCGGCACACACGATTGCGTCGCGGTCTCGCGGTACGCCCCGTATCGCGAACCGCTTGCTGCGACGGGTCCGTGACTGGGCAGACGTTCATCATGAGTCTCCTGTGACGCCGCAAGGAGCCGAGACCGCCCTTGACCTCTACGAGGTTGATCCGTTGGGTCTGGACCGCCTCGACAGGGCGGTTCTCCATGCGGTGTGTCTAAAGTTCGGGGGCGGGCCGGTAGGCTTGTCAACCCTTGCTATTAGCGTGGGGGAGGAGCCACAGACGGTTGAGGAAGTTGCTGAACCTTTCCTGGTACGACTTGGTTTTCTCATGCGCACCCCGAGGGGCCGCGTCGCTACTGATCGAGCTTGGCGACATCTCGGCCTTGAACCACCTCCCGACAGTTCCGGTGAGGGGCTGTTCTGACCACATTGACCGAGTCGGGGTAGCATGACCCCGGTCACACCCGAAGACAAGGAACGTTTTATGCCTCTTCTCGCTAGCCCGCTGGGCGGATTCATGCCCCTGCTGATCATTTTTATCGTGCTCATTGGTTTCACGTTGTGGCAGGGTAAGCGGCAGGTCAAAAAACAGCAGGAGGAGCGCGTTCAACTCGAGTCACGTCTTGAGGTTGGTACTCGCGTCGTGCTGAGCAGCGGCCTGTTCGTAACCATTACCCATATCGGGGACAAACAGGCCGTGGTTGAGCTCGCCCCGGGCGTTGAGGTGAGCGTTCTCAAGCAGGCGATTGTTCGGCCCGCTGGTGACGAGGAGGAGTTCGCGTTCGCTGACGACGTCCCGACCGAGAACTCCACGGTTCATGACGATGTCGCTACCGAATCGGCGAATGATGTGCTGACCTCTCCCGAGGCGTCGGCTGTAAATGCTCATACCTCTGACGAGCAGCCGCAGGCCTGATATCCACCAAGATCAAGGAATTTATTCGACGTGGCAACGAAAAAGCGAACACACCATCCGGGTAGAACCCTGGTGATCTTCCTGGTAATCATCATTGTCATGTACGTGCTCATGGGAGTTATGCGTACTTGGTCACCCAAGCTCGGCTTGGACCTCAGGGGAGGCACCTCCGTTACTCTGACAGCCAAGACCGAAGACGGCAAAGCTCCGTCAGCGACGAGTCTCGAGCAGGCCCGTCTCATCATCGGGCAGCGAGTGAACGCGCTCGGAGTGGGCGAGTCGTCGGTCAAGACGATGGGTGATCGCAACATCGTCGTGTCGGCCCCGAACGTCGAGAGCTCCAAGCTTGTGGAGATGGTCGGTCAGACCGCTCAACTTGGATTCCGTATGGTTTATGCAGAGGAACCAGTGAGCCAGAAGAGCCCGACCCCCGGAAAGGCAAAGCCATCTGCACCATCTGCCCTTCCTACTGTTGAGCCCAGTGCCAGCGCCTCGGCTGCCCCAGATGCGTCTGCTAGTTCCAAGGGTGGTACCACATCCAGTGCTTCGCAGTACAACGAGAAGGATCCTCAGTCGGCTGCCAAGATGGTAAAGGCTGCCGAGGAGTGGAAGCCCACGCCCGAAGATCAGAAGGCCTTCGAGGACTATAAGTGTGCGAAGTCGGTTGATTCGCCAGGTGATAAGCCACTCGTGACCTGTGATCGTGAACGCACCATGAAATATTTGTTGTCCCCGGTCGCCATTACCGGCACCCAGGTCGTCAGTGCTGATTCAGGCATCCCGCAGGGGCAGTTGTCCTACGTGGTTAACTTGAAATTCAATTCCATTGGCACCACCTCGTTCAGTGACGCTACGACATACCTGTGTTCTAAGATGAGCCCACAGAATCAGTTTGCGGTCGTCCTCGATGGTAAAGTTATCTCTTCCCCGCAGCTCAACGGCAATACCGGCACGTCCTGCCCGATTAACGGTGGCGAGGCTCAGATCTCTGGTCACTTCACCCAAAACAGCGCGGCTGATCTCGCCAACGTCTTGAAATACGGTGCTCTTCCTCTGTCGTTCGATATTTCCAGCGTCGACAACATTTCGCCCACCCTTGGGGGTGAGCAGCTTCGAGCTGGCATTATCGCTGGCATCATTGGCCTTATTCTGGTCGGCGGCTACTGCTTGCTGTACTACCGGGGCCTGGGATTGGTGACCCTCGGCTCCCTCGTCATTGCCGGTATCACTACCTACGCAGCCATGGTGTTGCTCGGCGAGGCCGTCGGATTCACCCTTTCGCTGGCTGGTATCGCCGGCGCGATCGTGGCCATCGGCGTGACAGCAGACTCCTTTATCGTTTACTTTGAACGCATCCGAGACGAGATCCGCGAGGGTCGTACACTACGTACGGCTCTTCAGACTGGTTGGGCAAAGGCCCGGGGCACGATCCTCATGGCTGACGGCGTGTCCCTATTGTCTGCCATCGTCTTGTTCGTGCTGTCTGTAGATCAGGTGAAGGGATTTGCCTTCACTCTCGGTCTGACCACAGTGATCGACCTCATTATTTGTTTCTTCTTCACCCATCCCATCGTGACCGTGTTGGGACGCACAAGGTTCTGGGGACAAGGTCGACGCGGTTCTGGCCTCGAGGCGGAGCATATGGGCGTGACTGAGAGCCAGCTGCTTGGTCGGAGAAGCAGACGATCTGCTTCAAGAGCAAAGCGCACCATCGAGTCGGAGGAGGCCTGAGATGACTGACGACATGAACGCCCAGACGTCGTCTGTTGCCACAAAGCGTCCTAGTGATGGCGCGACCGGCAAGAAGCGCAAGCGTAGCTTCACTCATGCCCTGTACACCGGTGAGATCTCCTACGGGTTTATCCAGCGCCGCAAGGTCTGGTACACCATCACTGCAGTCGTCATCATCATCTCGTTTATCGGCCTGCTAGTACGCGGTCTGAACCTCGGTATTGAGTTCAAGGGTGGCGTGCAGTTCCGAGCTCCGGCCCACGTTGCTACCTCTACTATTGACGACGTCCGAAAGTCGGTGCTGTCCTCGGGTGCTCCCGATATGGACGCAACCGAGGTCGTCAGCCTCGGCTCCGATGCTGTCCAGGTGCAGACTCGGGCTCTTAACAATGACGAAACTACGAAGGTTCAGGAGGCCATTGCTAAGGCCACCGGGACGAAGATGAGCTCGGTCACCTACTCTAAGGTCGGCAGTCAGTGGGGTGAGCAGATCACCGGCAAGGCCATTAAGGCGTTGGTCGTATTCCTGGTCTTGGTGATGCTGCAGATTTGGGCCTATTTCCGGCATTGGAAGATGTCTATTGCTGCTTTGGTGGCCCTTTTACACGATCTCATCGTCACCATCGGTATCTATGCGTTGGTTGGATTCACGGTTTCACCGTCAACAGTCATTGGTGTGCTAACGATTCTGGGCTATTCGTTGTACGACACCGTCGTGGTCTTCGACAAGGTGCGCGAGAACGTCCAGGACATCGACAAGCGTGATTACACCTTTGCTGAGGGCGCTAACCGAGCCGTCAACCAGGTGCTGGTGCGGTCTATTAACACCACCATCGTGGGCGTGCTACCTGTCGCCGCGCTGCTCTTCGCTGGTGCCTTTGTGCTGGGGTCCGGGCCGCTCGAAGACCTTGGTCTGGCCCTGTTCGTCGGAATGATCGTTGGTGCCTACTCTTCGATCTTCATTGCAACCCCGGTGTTTACCCAATTGCGTGAGCACGAGCCAGCCATGAAAGAGCACACCGCGCGTGTTTTGCGTCGTCGTGAGCGGGCCGCTCAGAAGGCACCACGGGTAACCGGTGAGACCGTTGCCGCGGAAGGTCCACGCGACGTTACGACTATCACCGGGAGCGATCGTCACCAGCCACGTCGTTCTACCCGTGCCGAGAGGAAGAAATGACCTACTGTAAGGACCTCATTGCCAGCCTGATCCGGGATGTCCCGGACTTTCCGGAGCCCGGGGTCACTTTTAAGGACATCACTCCGCTACTGGCAAATCCCAATGGCTATGCGGCTGCGATCTCTGAACTCGTAGACACTGCTTCTCGTGACGTGGACGTCGTCCTCGGTATGGAGGCACGTGGATTCATGTTCGCCGGGCCGGTAGCTCTCTCCCTCGGAGCCGGATTTGTTCCTGTCCGCAAACCCGGGAAACTTCCTGGTGACGTCTACTCTCAGTCATTCGTGCTGGAGTACGGCTCTGCGACCCTGACAGTCCATCAGGATGCGGTGCAGCCCGGTTCCAAGGTGCTCATCGTCGATGACGTCCTCGCGACAGCCGGCACAGTTCGCGCTACGGCCTCCCTCGTGGAGCAGTTGGGCGCAGAACTGGTTGGTGTATCGGTACTCATAGAGCTGTCGGCGCTGGGCGGTCGCGAGAAACTCGATCGCGCCGGAATCGGTCCTGTCAACGCAGTTCTCACAATCTGATCATGGTCTCGGAATCACCCGAATCCTCGGGGCGCCATAGCGTCTTCGAACAGACCGCTCTGGTCAAGCTTCCATTCAAAGCGACTGAACCTTTTTGGGAGCTGGTTAAGCGGTTGGCCTGGTCGGCGGTATTGCTGCTGATCAGTACGTTGATTGTGTGGGTCGATCGAGACTCGTATGTTGATTCCACCGCTGGAGACGGCGTCTCGCTCATTGACGCCTTTTACTATTCAACGGTCACCGTCACCACCACGGGTTACGGTGACATCACCCCAGTCGCGCCGCATGCGCGGCTCATTAACGCCCTCATCATCACGCCGCTACGCATCACTTTCCTGGTGCTGTTAGTTGGTACCACCCTTGAGATGCTGGCCAATGAGGGGCGACGCGGCCTGCTCGATAGTGCTTGGAGGAAGCGTATGAGGAATCACACCGTCGTCATTGGGTATGGCACGAAAGGTCGAAGCGCGGTCAATACGTTGCGTAACCACGATGTCCCCGTCGAGAAGATCGTCGTCATTGATTCCCGCCCCTCTGCTGTAGCTGAGGCCAACCGGTCTGGGCTGGCCGCCTTCGAGGGAGACGCCACTCGCCGTGATCTCTTGAGGCGAGCTGAGATTAGTAAGGCGCGGGAGGTCGTCATTACCCTCAACCGAGACGACTCGGCGATTCTGACGACGCTGACGGTGCGCCAGCTCAACCCGCGTTGTCACATCGTTGTTTCCGGTCGAGAGGACGAGAACCTCCCGTTGCTGCGCGAATCTGGTGCCGACGCTGTCGTCACATCTGCTGACGCGGTGGGACGATTGCTTGGGCTGTCGTCGGTTAACCCGTACGTTGGCACCGTCGTAGACGATTTGTTATCCAGTTCCAAGGGCATGGAAGTCGTTCAGCGAATGGTCTCCGAGAGCGAGGTGGGCGCACGTCCAGCCGATATTCAAAACGAACGGGTGCTAGCCGTCATTCGAAACGACGTGCTGCGCAACTTCTACGATCCTTCGGTGGGTCAGCTGCAGGCCGGTGACGTCATCGTGGTCGTGCGCAAAGCGGTTCCACGTCGCCATGAATCACAAACTGAAAGCGACCTGGTGCGCTGAGAACAGCGCTAGAGGACTGACTTTGCTGTCAGCGCTGGTTGCACCTAGCCCTCGGGCAGCACACTCAACCGACACTGAGACGCGGCATACCACTAGAATGAGAGGTCTAGCTTGCCAGGAGGTGACGCGATGACCGACGATAGCGTCTATGGCCCGTACGGTTCGGGCAAGGGAACCCTGGGCAAGCCGAAGCCCGGCCAACAGCGTCCCCAGCCCCGTATGCGGATGCGCGAGCGCATTGTCCGGTGGGGGACGCCGAAACCACCAGCACCGACGCAAAGCGTCACGGATCCCTTAATTTCGGTAGTGCTGGCCAACCACCCCAAGGCCGACACCGCTATCATCGAGCGGGCATATCGCACTGCTGAGCATTACCACCGCGGACAGTCTCGTAAGTCTGGTGACCCCTACATCACACATCCACTTGCAGTGACGATGATCCTCGCTGAGCTTGGCATGGACGAGCGGACTCTATGCGCCGGCCTCCTGCACGACACCGTCGAAGACACGTCCTACACCAACGAACAGCTCACTGCTGATTTCGGTGAAGAAATCGCCCTTCTCGTCGATGGGGTCACTAAGCTCGACAAAGTCCAATATGGGGATTCTGCGAAAGCTGAGACCATTCGCAAGATGGTCATCGCGATGAGCCGAGATATTCGGGTTCTCGTCATCAAGCTGGCAGATCGGCTGCATAATATGCGCACGTTAGGGTTTCTACGTCCCGATAAGCAAAACCGTATTGCCAAGGAAACCCTCGAGATTTTCGCCCCGCTAGCTCACCGCCTTGGGATGAATGCCATCAAGTGGGAGCTGGAAGACCTGTGCTTCTCCACCCTTAACCCGAAGCTCTACGACGAGATCGTCCATATGGTTGCGGAGCGGGCTCCGCAACGGGAAGCCCAACTCAAAGATGTCATCACAATCGTTCGTCAGGACCTTGACGAAGCAGGCATCAAGGCCATCGTCTACGGACGACCGAAGCATTACTACTCGATCTATCAAAAGATGGTGGTACGGGGCCGGGATTTCTCTGACATCTACGACCTCACCGGTCTGCGCATCCTTGTCGACACTCCACGCGATTGTTACGCAGCCCTCGGTGTCATGCACGTGCGATGGAACCCTCTTCCGGGTCGGTTTAAGGACTACATCGCGATGCCCAAGTACAACATGTACCAGTCTTTGCACACCACGGTGTTGGGGCCGGGCGGCCAGCCGGTCGAGTTGCAGATCCGCACTCACGAGATGCACCGGCGTGCTGAGTATGGTGTAGCAGCCCACTGGAAGTATAAGGAAAACCCCAATGCTGTCGGTCGGGGGATTCAGCCTGACGGCACAGATCTTTCGTGGGTGCAGTCTCTCAACCAGTGGTCCAAGGAGGAATCTGATCCCAGCGAGTTCCTGGACTCGCTGCGCTTCGAGATTAACTCTCGCGAGGTGTATGTCTTTACCCCCAAGGGCGATGTTATGAGCCTTCCTCAGGGCGCCACTCCGGTTGACTTCGCCTATGCCGTCCATACCGAGGTTGGTCACCGCTGTATTGGCGCCAGGGTGAACGGCAAACTTGTCACCCTCGATACCAAACTTAACAACGGCGACGTCATCGATATCCTCACGTCGAACGCGCCTGATGCGAGTCCCAGTCGTGACTGGCTGGGGTTCATCGCTTCTCCCCGTGCTCGTTCCAAGATTAAGTCTTACTTCACTAAGGAGCGCCGCGAGGAGTCCATTGAAGCCGGCAAGGACGCTATCGCAAAGCAGCTACGTCAAGCCGGTGTGCCGTTACAGTCGTTGCTAACTGTCGAATACCTCACCGCGGTGGCCGACGACCTCCGGGTGCCCGGCATCAACGCCTTGTATGCGGCGGTAGGAGAGCACAACGCCAGCGCCCAGTCCGTCGTCGAGAAGCTCATCGCGTTGGGTGGCGGCCCGGAAGAGGCTACCGCTGACGTCGAGGAAGAACTGGCGGTTGGCGTCAAGGCGCCGCGTCGTCGTCGCAGTAGCGAAACTGGGGTTATGGTCGACGGCGACCCGGATATGCTCGTCAAGCTGGCTCGGTGCTGTACCCCGCTGCCCGGCGATCCCATCATGGGGTTCGTGACGCGCTATGACGGGGTTTCAGTACATCGAACGGATTGCTCCAATGCCAAGAATCTTCTTGAGCACCCGGAGCGCATCGTTTCGGTGTCGTGGTCTGATGATCGGCAAGAGAGCTATCAGGTCACTATCCAGGTGGAAGGCCTTGATCGTGCCGGTTTGTTGGTCGATACCTTTCGGGTTTTCGCCGAGCAGGGGGTAAGCGTCATTTCAGCCAATATGAGTACCTCAAAGTCTCATCTCGCTCGATTGCGGCTTACCTTCGAAGCCCCCGATCCGACTCACCTCAAGCACCTTACTGAGTCGATTCGTCGAATCTCGGGAGTTTACGACGTCTTCCGTGTAAAGTCTTGAAGGTTGCCCAGAACACCAACGGCCCCGGATCTGGGAAGTGTTCCGAGGCCGTCAGCGGTGACCATCAGGCGCTAAACTCGTCGAGTGCCTTCTGAGCCTCGTCGAGCCAGGTCTGGTAGGTCTTGATCGATTCGCGAGCCTTGTCGGCATCCTTAGTACGACCAGCGGCCTCAGCTTTCTCGACCTGGGCGTTCAGCTTGTCGATGTGGGCGCTGAACATATCGACGGTGGCGCGAGCACGTTCGCGAGCCTGCGGATCGGTGCGTTTCCATTCGGCTTCCTCAGCGGAGTGGACCTGACGCTCCAAGTCACGGACGCGGGCGTCAATACGTTTCATGGCGTCGCGAGGAACTCGACCAACCTCATTGAATTTTTCGAGGAATGCGCGGAGCTTGACCTTGGCCTCTTCAATGTCCTTGACGGGCAGAATATCCTTTTCTGCTTCGTCAAGGAGCTGCTCTTTGACCTCCTGGTTACCGCGGTATTCTTCGTCCTGCTGGCTTTGAGCCGCGGTGCGGGCATCGAAGAACGTGTCCTGGATAGCGCGGAACTCCTTCCAGAGCTTGTCATCGACATCGCGGGGAGCAGGTCCGGCGGCCTTCCATCGGTTCATGAGGTCGCGGAACTGGCGAGAGGTCTCGCCCCAGGCGGTCGACTCGGCCAGCGGACGAGCCTCCTCAATGATGTGC
Protein-coding regions in this window:
- the hisB gene encoding imidazoleglycerol-phosphate dehydratase HisB, translating into MTHRRARVYRETSESTVDVAIDLDGAGESTISTGVGFYDHMLTALSKHSGIDMTITTSGDVEIDGHHSIEDTAIALGQALAQALGDKCGITRFGDAVVPLDEALAQCVVDVAGRPWVVCSGEPEGQAYARIGGSGVPYPGAMTYHVVQSLAFNAGLCVHLRLLAGRDPHHICEAEFKALARALRIAIAPDPRNAGRVPSTKGALNV
- the hisH gene encoding imidazole glycerol phosphate synthase subunit HisH — protein: MSDPVRVGIIDHGSGNLHSARRALRQVGAEVIVSNDPSALLDTDALVLPGVGALAACMTGLRAMGGARLVRQWVDEGRPLLGICVGHQMLFERGRERDVDVKCLGVLPGVVEELPAERLPHIGWNTVIPAADSALFQGVQERFYFVHSYGVVVTGPHDHFTTATHQGATFVAAAEYGSVTSTQFHPEKSGTAGLALLTRWLNQLS
- the priA gene encoding bifunctional 1-(5-phosphoribosyl)-5-((5-phosphoribosylamino)methylideneamino)imidazole-4-carboxamide isomerase/phosphoribosylanthranilate isomerase PriA, producing the protein MTGELTLFPAVDVQGGRAVQLQQGVASSERAFGDPLDVAQKWQGLGAQWIHLVDLDAAFGHGSNTKIISSVVEQLDINVEVSGGIRDQRSLESALSAGATRVNIGTAALEDPQWCDEVVGRYGEQVAIGLDVRGDQLTARGWTREGGKVLDVLARLEDAGCRRYVVTDVASDGMLTGPNYELLGRICARTQGKVVASGGIATLEDLRRLRGLVPIGVEGAIVGTALYVGNFTLPAALDVCRAPIPADSSPMPPTD
- a CDS encoding YebC/PmpR family DNA-binding transcriptional regulator, translating into MSGHSKWATTKHKKAAIDAKRGKLFARLIKNIEVAARLGGGDPSGNPTLYDAIQKAKKSSVPNDNITRAVKRGSGEGADAVNYETIMYEAYGPAGVAILIECLTDNRNRAVSDVRVAVTRNGGTMADGGSVQRLFQRKGVVSVSKTYEVEEGRKTETREVDEDQLMEATIDAEPEDIVDEGEVFEIISDPSAVVDVRKAVQDAGIDYDSAEVSFKPDFTQRVELEDARKLYRILDALEDLDDVQNVFSNVDIPAEVAAALDEEE
- the ruvC gene encoding crossover junction endodeoxyribonuclease RuvC → MGVDPGLTRCGVGVVEGGLGSPLKLIAVGVIRTPADLDHAHRLLRIHDGLEEWRDHTRPDAVAVEKVFAQHNRNTVTGTAQAAGMAMMIAARHGLPVALHTPSEVKAAISGSGRADKAQVGFMVARVLRLSAPPKPADAADAVALAICHLWRGGAARRIEAAVATQRRGRRVPRSWKDLAR
- the ruvA gene encoding Holliday junction branch migration protein RuvA, whose product is MISHFSGMVSAAGPTWVVLDNHGVGIKVLCPPATAASARINQDMSLHTSLVVREESLTLYGFVEADDRDAFELVQTASGVGPKLAAAIMSVLDAAQLATAITEEDDATLCRVPGIGRKGAAKMILELKDKVAALTPRGASVSGATHVVAPWREQVAEGLVGLGWSAKDAEKAVDKVAALKEADPAMTIGNLMRAALRSLAR
- the ruvB gene encoding Holliday junction branch migration DNA helicase RuvB gives rise to the protein MSVERSPVDPSAEPPEKAEEAALRPGALAEFGGQQRVADQLGLVLAASKSRGTTPDHVLLSGPPGLGKTTLAMIIASEMSAPIRISSGPAIQHAGDLAAILSSLVPGEVFFLDEIHRMSKPAEEMLYLAMEDFRVDVVVGKGPGATAIPIEIPPFTLVGATTRAGLLPGPLRDRFGFTAQLDYYEVADLERIVTRSAGVIGVELAEGAAHTIASRSRGTPRIANRLLRRVRDWADVHHESPVTPQGAETALDLYEVDPLGLDRLDRAVLHAVCLKFGGGPVGLSTLAISVGEEPQTVEEVAEPFLVRLGFLMRTPRGRVATDRAWRHLGLEPPPDSSGEGLF
- the yajC gene encoding preprotein translocase subunit YajC; the encoded protein is MTPVTPEDKERFMPLLASPLGGFMPLLIIFIVLIGFTLWQGKRQVKKQQEERVQLESRLEVGTRVVLSSGLFVTITHIGDKQAVVELAPGVEVSVLKQAIVRPAGDEEEFAFADDVPTENSTVHDDVATESANDVLTSPEASAVNAHTSDEQPQA